The following nucleotide sequence is from uncultured Draconibacterium sp..
GCGAACAATTCGTTACATCATTTGCGCAAACTAAAGAAAGAAGAGAAGCTTGATGATTATTTTTCGGGCACCGAAAGTGAGAATATCGGTTTTAAAGAAGTGGCGGAAAATATCACCGAAAATAGCCTTTTGATTAAGGAACTGCATTCAAGAATAGAAGAAGCTGTTAATCTTTTGCCGCCCCAGCAACAAACAGCTTTTCGTTTAAAAAGATTTGAGGGCAAAAAGAACAAAGAAATTGCAGACGAGATGGGACTGGCTGTAAAAACAGTTGAAATGCACCTTTCAAAAGCAGTGATTTCATTACGGAAAAACTTACAAGATTACCTCCCGGCTTTTCTGCTTTTTATGCTGTTCAAGTAAATATTTCAAAAAAGTTTATCTTCCATACAGGGTTTTTTCATTTCAATGCATCATGGCAATAGAAACACAAAATTTATGTTGGAAGAAAACATACATAATCTGATTATTCGTCTGTTTAGTGGAGAGGCAACTACTAAAGAAAAAGCATCGGTGCATCATTGGATCAACGAATCTGATGAAAATCGGGAAATGTATGCTGATTTGCAGGAAATCTGGTTAGCAACCGGAGACCAAAACGAGTACAACACCGAAAAAGCCATCCTTAAATTCAAGAATGAAATCCATCAAGAACAGAAAAAAAGCTTTAGGATTGGTGAAGTTTTAAAATACGCTGCCATTGCGATACTGCTTATTTCTCTGCCATTTATTTATTTCCTCGGTAAACAACAAAACGTTAGCGAACCAACATTCACAACCATAACTTGTGCATTGGGTGACAAGTCAACTGTGACACTGCCCGATGGCTCGTTGGTTTATCTGAATTCAGGAAGCGAATTGCGTTTCAACAATAACTTTCAGCAGGATTATCGCGAAGTGGAAATTGAAGGTGAAGCCTATTTTAAAGTGGAAAAGAATAAGGAGATTCCATTTCGGGTTGAAGCCGGCGAAATTACTGTGCAGGTGTTGGGCACCGAATTCAATTTAAAAGCATATCCCGAAGAAAATACCATATCAACCACTTTAGTTGAAGGAAGTGTGCAGATTAACAGCACTTCTCAGCAAGCGATAATGAAGCCAAATCAGAAAATTGTTTTCGATAAGGAAAGCAGTAAAATGACACTTCAAAATTTGAAAGATGTTGATCCTGAAACCGAATGGAAAGAAGGAAGATTGGTGTTCAGAAATGAATCGCTGGGCGATTTGGAACTAAAGCTGGAACGTTGGTTTGATGTTGATATCGAATTTAGCGACAATGAAGTAAAGGCCAGGAGATTTACAGGAATTTTGGAAAGAGAAAGTATTCTGGAAGCTTTGGCATATTTCAGTATTTCGGAAAGGGTTGGATATAATATAAACAATAATGAAATAACTTTTTACACTAAGAACTAAAAGAGAGAATAGGAATGGTTTAAAAAAAAGAGGAAGTGTTCCCGCACCTCCCCTTAGTAAAAATTAAACCGAAGTTTAACTTTAAGACAATCAAATTTATGAATTTAAAACGAATTCTTTGGCCCTGCTATGGGCACAAAGTGAAAAAGTATGTACGAATTATGAAATTAACATGGTTTCTTGTTCTGGTCTTGACCTTACAAACCAATGCCAGCTTGTGGTCTCAAACCACCAAAATGGATGTTAATGTACAAAACACGACTCTTCTTGAGCTTTTTACACACATCGAAAAGAACAGCGAATACCGTTTTTTCTATAGCAACGACGAAGTTGATATAAATCAGCGGGTTACCTTGCATGCTGAGGACGAAGTTATTGGTGATATTCTTAAATCAGTTTTCGCCGAGTTGCCATATTCTTTTAAAGAGCTGCAAAGCAATATGATATTGGTTGAGCTAAAAGAAGAGTCGGTAAAACCGGATGCGCAGCAAAATGGTGTGCGCGGATCGGTGAAAGATGAAGCCGGGCTGCCACTTCCGGGTGTAACGGTAATTGTAAAAGGAACTACAAACGGAACCGTGACAGACATCGACGGAAACTTCTCACTTTCGGGTGTTGATCAGGGAACAGTTCTCCAGATTTCGTTTGTGGGAATGCGCACCGTTGAACTTGAAGTAGGCGATAAAACGGTTTTCGATGTTACTATGACAGAAGAAAACATTGGTATCGACGAAGTTATTGCCATTGGTTACGGATCACAATCAAAAAGAAATATTACCGGTGCTGTTCAGAATTTAAGTACTGACGAAATTGCGGATATTCCAACAGCGCAACTTTCTCAAAAACTGCAAGGTAAACTGGCAGGTGTTCAAATCAATCAAACATCAGGTATACCAGGACAAGGAATGTCGATCCGTATTCGTGGTCAGGCTTCTATTTCTGCAGGTAGCGATCCGCTTTACGTAGTTGATGGTTTCCCTATTACAGGCGACATCTCGAATATTAACCCGGATGAAATTGAAAGTATTTCAGTTTTGAAAGATGCATCTTCAACTGCACTTTACGGATCGAGAGCTGCCAATGGAGTGGTAATGATTACTACAAAACAGGCAAAATTTGGCGAGTCGAAAGTAGACGTAAATGTGTACCAGGGACTTCAGCAAATTCCGGAATACCTGTTACCAGATATGATGGACGCCAGACAATTTGCCCAGTTTAAGAAAGAAATTCACGAAGAAAACGGTTGGGGAGTTCCTGAAATGTTCCAGAATCCGGAACAATATGGAAAAGGAACAGATTGGCTGGATGCCATTACCCGCACTGCTTTAATTCAGAACTACTCGGTACAATACAGTGCCAGCAAAGATAAATTTAAATCATCGGTTGTTGGTGGATTTTTCAGCCAGGAAGGTGTTTTGTTAAACTCAAAATTCAATCGTTTTTCACTGCGTGCCAACTCTGAATACCAGTTTAATGATCGTATTAAAGTGGGTGTAAACCTGTCGAATACTGTAACGCACAATAAAACTCCTTCGAGCGACGGTGTTTGGTACGAAACAGGTGGTATTTTGCAGGGTGCACTTTTAACTTCGCCATTGGCTCCTTATATTAACGAAGACGGATCAATTCCGATCAATTCCGGAGAATGGGGAAATGATTACGGTTCGCAACCAGGTCCAAACTGGTACAACCAGGTGCAGGTAGTAAAAAATACAGCTAAAAATATTGGTGTTTTGGCTAACGCTTTTGTTGAGATCGACTTGTTGAAAGGTTTAAAATACAAATCTTCAGTAGGTGTTGATTTGGGAAGTAATGTTGCCGATTCATTCCGTCCTTCAACTGCAGGAGGAATTTTTGATCCTGGTAGTGCGACTGATTTCTCGCGTACTTCAGGTTCTCATTCCAATTCTTTCGGTTACTCGTGGTTGTGGGAAAATATCCTGACTTACAAAAAGAGTATCGACGATCATAACTTCGATGTTTTGGCCGGTTACTCATCGCAAAGTGCACACGGCGAAAGTGGAGTTATGTACGGATCAAGCTATCCCGACAATAACATTCAAACTTTAAATGTTGCAACAACTATTACCGGATCAACCGATATTCAGGACTGGTCGCTGGTTTCGCTGATCAGCCGTGTAAACTACAATTACAAACAACGTTACCTGATTTCGTTGGCTTATCGTCGCGATGGTTCTTCAAAATTCGGTTCGGATAATCGTTGGGGAGATTTCCCTTCGGCATCGTTGGGTTGGGTTGCTTCTGAGGAAGAATTTATGTCTGTGGTTCCAAAAATGTCATTCCTGAAGTTACGCGCAAGTTATGGTGTAACCGGTAATAATAACATTGGTAACTACACACAATATGCAAGTATGGTAGCTACCAATTCGCCTATGAACAGCGTGCTTCAGAGCGGTAAAAGCTTAAATGGACTAAACAACAACGAACTGGGCTGGGAGAATACATCTGAGTTCGACGTTGGTTTCGATATCGGTTTCTTCAATAACCGCATTTACCTGATTTACGATTATTTCCACAGAAATACCGACAACCTGTTATATACGGTTGATATTCCTGTTTCTTCAGGTTTTAACAGCTTTACTACCAACATTGGCGAACTGGAATTTTGGGGACATGAATTTACTTTGAACACTAAAAACTTAACCGGCGACTTTAAATGGAGTACCGATTTTAACATCTCTTTCAACCGTAATAAAGCGCTAAAATTAGGAACATCGAATGCTGCAATTTATGGCGAAAATACAATTACCGAAGTAGGTCAGCCAATTGGTCAACTTTACGCATTAAAGTGGGAAGGATTGTATTATACTCAGGAAGAAATTGATGAAGTTGGCAGAGATGGCGCCCAGGTAGGAACTGTAAAATTTGCCGATAAAGATGGCGACGGTTGGGTGAATAACGACGACCGCGATAAATTTGTACTCGGAAGTTCTGCTCCTAAAGCAACTTACGGTATTACAAACACTTTTAGCTATAAAAATTTCGATCTTTCAATTGTTGGTCAGGGAGCTTTCGGCCACAAAATCTTCAACCATATCGAGCGATTTACAACTAACCTGGACGGTGCATTTAATGTGCTTGAAGCAGTAGATCGCAGATGGCGTTCGCCGGAAGATCCGGGTGATGGAATTTACGGTAAAGTAATCTCGGGAACAACAGGTTACGAGCGCGACTGGATGAGCTCGAAATTCTTATACGATGCCAGCTATTTTGCTATTAAGAACATCACTTTAGGGTATCAGGTACCTTTTAAAAATTCAGGAATTGTTAAGGGCTTACGCGTTTACGGAAGTATTCAACAGGCTTATGTTTTCACAAAGTATCCGGGTAATAACCCCGAGGTATCAGCAGCCGGTGGTTTGTATGCCGGAAACGATAAAACTGCTTACCCGGTGCCAAGAACATTTACTTTGGGTCTTAACTTGAACTTATAATCCTAAAATGACTAGAAAGATGAAAAAATATAATTTAATATACTTGATAATTGCTGCCTTGCTTGGAGCAACTTCATGCAGCGACGACTTTTTAACGAACCTGCCGGAAACAGTTGTTTCGGCTGAGGATTTTTACAAAACCGAATCAGATTACGCACAGGCCATTATTGGCGTTTATCAGCCGGTGCGCTCGCTTTATAACACAGGATTGGCCGGTTACGGCGCCTGGGCAATGGGCGAAATGCGATCAGATAATACCACATTTAGTTACAATATATCGAACCGTGGTTATGCCGACAGAGAATATGTTGATTTGTTTATTGATGATTCAAACGGCGGATCAACATCGAACAAATACAATAACAACTACTATATTATTGGAAGGGCTAACCAGATTTTAAGCCAGATTGATGACGCTGATATCAGTGAAGCTTCGAAAAATAATTATAAAGGGCAGGCTTTGTTTTTAAGAGCTTTTGCACATTTCGATTTGGTTCAGTATTTCGGCGATGTGCCGTTAATGACAGAGCCTGCAACAAGCTACGAGGAAACATTGAAAAACAGAACTCCTAAAGAGGAGGTGCTGGAGCAGATCATTGCTGATGCATCAGAGGCAGCCGGGTTATTGCCTGGTCCCGATGCACAAGCCGCTGGATATGTGGCAAATGGTGCAGCTTATACTTTGTTGGGTAATGCTTACCTGGTTATGGAAGATTGGGCAAATGCCGAAGCGGCTTTACGTAATGTTACCGGTTATTCATTGTTGTCGGATTATGCGGCAATTTTCGATCCAGGCAATAAAAACAATGCCGAGATGATTTTTGAAGTGCAGTTTACCGATGATCCAACAGCCGGAGCAGCAAGTAACTGGGCATACAATTTCTTGCCGATTTTAACCAATCCGGGTGTTATTCCCGGATTCCCAAGCGGAAGTACAAATAACTATGCGGGTTGGAACACGCCAACACCCGACCTGATTGCAGAATACGAAGAAGGTGATTTACGTTTGGATGCTTCAATCGGTTTCTACACCGGCGAAGGTTATGTTGATCGTCCTTACGTAAAGAAATATGTACATGGTGCTCAAATTGCACCAAATACAAATAACGACTGGCCGGTTTATCGTTACTCTGAGGTGCTGCTAATGTTGGCAGAGGCATTAAACGAACAAGGCGAAACCAGTGATGCGTTGACTTATCTGAATATGGTTCATGCACACCCTAGAACAGGATTGAGTGAGTTGTCAATAAGCAGCCAGTCGGAATTGAGAGAAGCGATTCAAAGGGAGCGTCAAATTGAGCTCGCTTTTGAGAACAAACGCTGGACTGATTTGGTACGTTGGGGAATTGCCGTTGAGGTTATGAATGCTCAGGGAGCAAAAATCAAAGCAAATCCACAGGCGTATTATTATCCTGAAGGTGTTTCACCGATCAACGAAGCTTACAACGTAACAAGCGATCGTTTGCTCTTCCCAATTCCTGAAAGAGAATTACGTTTGAATCCGGATATGGAGCAAAATCCGGGATATTAATTTGTACGTCTAAAGTAGCGTAAGCAACCGGAGTATGACCGTATACGATGGTTGCTTACTTTATTTTCTATAACATACCCTCCAAATTTTACCATCTAATTTCGGCAGCGTACCACTAAGTTTTATGCTGCGTGTAATCTTTAAAATGGTACAAATGAAAAAGTTAATAGCAGGAATTATTGTCATCTTAGTCGGGCAATTATTGCTTTTCAATCAGTCTTGTTTTGCTCAGTTCACTTCCTCCGATTTTCTTAAAGCTGCTGGTCCGGTTATCCGTAACCAATCGGGTGAAGGTGATGTTGTTGCTTTGCGCGGAACAAATTTTGGTTCGTGGCTAAGTATGGAACACTGGATCGGGCCATTGGGATATGGTTTAATCGATCGCTCGGAGTGGACAGTTTCAGCTTCTGCCAACGTTTCAAGCGATAATCTGGATTATATTATCGACGGAGATGAATCAACGCGATGGAATTCATCAACCAACCAAACCTCGTTAGTTGAACAGTCGCTGACCTTCGATCTTAAAGAGAAAGTTGTTTTCGATAAAATTAGCCTGGTGGGTGGCGACAATGCAAATGAATCGCCAAATCAATACCGGATAGAAATCTCAACAAATGGTACGAGCTGGACTGAAATTACCTCGGGGAGTGGTTCTTCTTCAACTGTTGTCGATATTGAAATTGGCGCCGTTGAAGCTCAGTACATGAAAATAACAATAACAGGAACTTCGCTTAACACCTGGACGATTTCGGAATTGTACCTGTTGATGAACGATGATTATTCGGTTCGGAACGCGATGTACGACCGTTTTGGTGTGGCAAAAACCGATTCGATTTGGGATTACTACCAGGATCTGTGGATCACCACCGCTGATCTCGACAGTATAAAAGCAATGGGAATGAACATGGTTCGTGTTCCGTTTTACTGGATGGAAGTAATGAACAACGACGGTACGATAAAAGAGAACGCTTTTACACAGATGGACTGGATTGTTCAACAATGTTCTGAACGTGAGATTTATGTGATGCTCGATTTACATGGTGCGCCCGGTGGATTGGACGGTTACATTACAAGCGGACAGGCGGTAACTAACGATTTGTGGAGTAATCAAACTTACCAGCAAATGACCGTTGATTTATGGAAAGCCGTAGCTGAACATTTTAAAGGCGAACCGGCGGTTTGTGCCTACGATTTGATGAATGAACCGGTTAGTAATAATACGTCGTTCAGCACCAGCGCGATGTATGATAAAATTTATCAGGCAGTGCGCGAGATCGATCCTGACCACATTATTTCGGTTCAGGCTTTTTATAATTTCGATATGATTAGTCCGCCGAATTTAAGAGGATGGGAAAACATGCTTTACCAGGCGCATTATTATAATACCGACTTTTACAACTGGGATTCGCAAAATGGTTTTATTCAATATGCTTTGGCGGACTTGTCGTGGCATCAAATGCACTGGAATGTACCTGTGCTGGCCGGGGAATATAACTTCTGGCATCATCTTGATCTTTGGAGCAAGTGGATGAACGGAATCAATTCTTTCAGCGGATCGTGGTCGAACTGGTGTTATAAAAACAATACAAACGAACGAAATTGGGGATTGTACCTGGGTAATTTTAACCCGCAGCCCGATGTAAACTTCGATACCGAAGAGGAGATAAAAGCAAAGTGGGATAAATTTACGACACCCAATTTTCAGCGAAATGATGTATTGATAGACACTATTGTAAATTTTACAACCACCGATTCGTACATTGGAATTGGAGATAACGTGTGGTTTGAAGCCTACAATGGCAGTTACATCAGTTCTGAGAACGGAACGTCGCCAATGACCTGCAATACTTTCACGGTTAGAGAAACCGAGATTTTTACTGTTGTTGATGCCGGTGATGGCAAGATTGCATTGCTCGGTAATAATGGAAAATATGTTAGCTCGAATAACGGCACCACTTCAATGACCTGCACCAAAGATGAAATTGGCGAAACGGAAAAGTTTTACTGGATAAACCTTTCAAACGGCCAAATGGCGCTGTTGGGACAAGGTGGTTTTGTCTCGATGGAAGGCGGAAGTAATCCGATAAATGCCAATCGTAATGTCATCGACGGATGGGAAATATATTCGTGGGGGAAGCAGGATGTGCAGACATCGGTTATAGAATATAATCAGTCGATCGATATTTATCCAAATCCACTGGGTGACGATCGATTACTGAATTATAACTTACAAAACTTCAACAATGTCCCAATTCATATTTATAATGCGGAAGGGCAAATAATGTATACCGAAAATCTTTCCGGACATGGAGTTGTTGATTTATCTTTCTTATCTTCAGGTCTGTATATTATTGATCTTGGTTCAAAAAGGGAAAAACTAATCGTTAGATAAAAACTTAAAAAATGAATAAAACCGGATTCTTAAAAAAACATTTAACCGCGTATTTACTGGTAGTGGTTTTAGCTGTTATGTTTAGCTGCTCACAAGAAAAGGTGGCAATTGATAAACTTACCGTTGAGTATACGCCAACTCCATTGGGAATAGATGTGGAAGTTCCACGCTTCGGATGGCAGATGAAAGCTCCCGAAAATCAACGTGGATTTTATCAAACTGCCTATCAGTTACAAGTAACTAGTGCCGATGGCGAACTCGTTTGGGATTCGGGTAAGATTGAGGACAATAAAGCTTTGGCGATAGAATATGCAGGCAAACCTTTGAACGCTGAAACAAGATATAACTGGACTGTGAATGTCTGGGATCAGAACAATGAAATGCACGCGGCAAGTTCATGGTTTGAAACCGGTATGATGAACCCGGACATTGAAGCCTGGAATGGTGCGAAATGGATTGGAGGATCGGATGACGACCTGGTTTTCTTTGCAGATTACCAGCTGATTTTTGGATTGAAATATAAGGTGGCCATTGAAGAAGGAAGCACAAAAGCCGGCTTTATTTATGGCGCCAACGACCTTCGTTTAATGGATAAATACAAGAACGTTTACCAACTCGAAAACAAACTCAACGAAAGCTATATCAAAATCGAGTTGGATATTTCAGACCTTGAAAATTCGGCAAACGGATTGGCAAAATTGAATATTTACCGCGCAGGTTACGCTCCCGATGATCGGGCTGATGAGCCTTTTAAAACATTTACGGTAAAATCCTCTGTAATCAATTCAAAAAATAAATATGCCCCTCATAATATCGCATTTAATAGTGCTTATGGAAAAATTACGATAAGCATTGACGGGAAGGAAGACTTTTTTGTAGGCCATAAGGCGGATCAGCCAAGTGGTGGAATGCCAATGTTTGGGCAAGGTAACAGTGGAGCAACCATAATCCTGAATCCGATAGGACACAATCACGACTACATTCCATTTGGAATGGTTTGCGATATGGGATTTGCAATGGATGCCGGACAAAAGGCCAGGTTTTCAAACCTTGAGATATTTAATGACCGGACACCAAATAATACCCTTTTTAAAGAAGATTTGGCTGGAGATTACAATGGTATATTCGCAGATAACCTTGAAATTGCGGATAACTCGTATATTGTTGATGGTGGTGCAAACGGAACCTTTATTGTTGCCGATCCGAGTTGTAATTCAGCACCGATGCTACGCACCGAATTCAAAACGAAAAAAGGAATTGAAGCGGCTCGTTTGTATGTTACTGCCCGCGGTATTTACGAGATGCAAATTAATGGGAAAAAGGTAGGAAACGACTATTATAATCCCGGGCAAACACAATACAACAAATCACATTTTTACCAAACTTACGATGTTACCGGTCAATTACAGGAAGGTGCGAATGCCATGGGAGCAACGCTTTCTGAGGGTTGGTGGAGTGGCCTGTTAAGTTTTGGTGCTATCTGGAACCACTTCGGCGACCGTCAGTCGTTACTGGCAAAGTTGGTAGTTACCTACAGCGATGGTTCAAAAGATGTGATTGTTACGAATGATACGGACTGGCAATTCTATAACGATGGCCCAATTCAATACAGCAGCCTCGATCTTGGCGAAATTTATAACGCCACAAAAGAGGAAAATATATCCGGGTGGTCGGAACCCGGATTTGATAATTCCGGCTGGGAATCGGCTTCTGTTGTCCCGCTTGAAGGAACTACTTTCGATGAGGAAGAAAGAGATTTTACAGGCGAGGTTACCCAATTCAATTTCAATGAAATGAAACTGATCGGTCAGATTGGTAATAATGCCGGAGAATACACCACATTAACCGCACAAAGTATGGAAGAAGTGCGGCCGGGGGTTTATGTTTACAACATGGGGCAGAACTTTGTTGGTGTTCCTAAAATTACGATAACCAACGGAACTGACGGCGATA
It contains:
- a CDS encoding cellulase family glycosylhydrolase, which encodes MKKLIAGIIVILVGQLLLFNQSCFAQFTSSDFLKAAGPVIRNQSGEGDVVALRGTNFGSWLSMEHWIGPLGYGLIDRSEWTVSASANVSSDNLDYIIDGDESTRWNSSTNQTSLVEQSLTFDLKEKVVFDKISLVGGDNANESPNQYRIEISTNGTSWTEITSGSGSSSTVVDIEIGAVEAQYMKITITGTSLNTWTISELYLLMNDDYSVRNAMYDRFGVAKTDSIWDYYQDLWITTADLDSIKAMGMNMVRVPFYWMEVMNNDGTIKENAFTQMDWIVQQCSEREIYVMLDLHGAPGGLDGYITSGQAVTNDLWSNQTYQQMTVDLWKAVAEHFKGEPAVCAYDLMNEPVSNNTSFSTSAMYDKIYQAVREIDPDHIISVQAFYNFDMISPPNLRGWENMLYQAHYYNTDFYNWDSQNGFIQYALADLSWHQMHWNVPVLAGEYNFWHHLDLWSKWMNGINSFSGSWSNWCYKNNTNERNWGLYLGNFNPQPDVNFDTEEEIKAKWDKFTTPNFQRNDVLIDTIVNFTTTDSYIGIGDNVWFEAYNGSYISSENGTSPMTCNTFTVRETEIFTVVDAGDGKIALLGNNGKYVSSNNGTTSMTCTKDEIGETEKFYWINLSNGQMALLGQGGFVSMEGGSNPINANRNVIDGWEIYSWGKQDVQTSVIEYNQSIDIYPNPLGDDRLLNYNLQNFNNVPIHIYNAEGQIMYTENLSGHGVVDLSFLSSGLYIIDLGSKREKLIVR
- a CDS encoding RagB/SusD family nutrient uptake outer membrane protein, with the translated sequence MKKYNLIYLIIAALLGATSCSDDFLTNLPETVVSAEDFYKTESDYAQAIIGVYQPVRSLYNTGLAGYGAWAMGEMRSDNTTFSYNISNRGYADREYVDLFIDDSNGGSTSNKYNNNYYIIGRANQILSQIDDADISEASKNNYKGQALFLRAFAHFDLVQYFGDVPLMTEPATSYEETLKNRTPKEEVLEQIIADASEAAGLLPGPDAQAAGYVANGAAYTLLGNAYLVMEDWANAEAALRNVTGYSLLSDYAAIFDPGNKNNAEMIFEVQFTDDPTAGAASNWAYNFLPILTNPGVIPGFPSGSTNNYAGWNTPTPDLIAEYEEGDLRLDASIGFYTGEGYVDRPYVKKYVHGAQIAPNTNNDWPVYRYSEVLLMLAEALNEQGETSDALTYLNMVHAHPRTGLSELSISSQSELREAIQRERQIELAFENKRWTDLVRWGIAVEVMNAQGAKIKANPQAYYYPEGVSPINEAYNVTSDRLLFPIPERELRLNPDMEQNPGY
- a CDS encoding TonB-dependent receptor, which codes for MNLKRILWPCYGHKVKKYVRIMKLTWFLVLVLTLQTNASLWSQTTKMDVNVQNTTLLELFTHIEKNSEYRFFYSNDEVDINQRVTLHAEDEVIGDILKSVFAELPYSFKELQSNMILVELKEESVKPDAQQNGVRGSVKDEAGLPLPGVTVIVKGTTNGTVTDIDGNFSLSGVDQGTVLQISFVGMRTVELEVGDKTVFDVTMTEENIGIDEVIAIGYGSQSKRNITGAVQNLSTDEIADIPTAQLSQKLQGKLAGVQINQTSGIPGQGMSIRIRGQASISAGSDPLYVVDGFPITGDISNINPDEIESISVLKDASSTALYGSRAANGVVMITTKQAKFGESKVDVNVYQGLQQIPEYLLPDMMDARQFAQFKKEIHEENGWGVPEMFQNPEQYGKGTDWLDAITRTALIQNYSVQYSASKDKFKSSVVGGFFSQEGVLLNSKFNRFSLRANSEYQFNDRIKVGVNLSNTVTHNKTPSSDGVWYETGGILQGALLTSPLAPYINEDGSIPINSGEWGNDYGSQPGPNWYNQVQVVKNTAKNIGVLANAFVEIDLLKGLKYKSSVGVDLGSNVADSFRPSTAGGIFDPGSATDFSRTSGSHSNSFGYSWLWENILTYKKSIDDHNFDVLAGYSSQSAHGESGVMYGSSYPDNNIQTLNVATTITGSTDIQDWSLVSLISRVNYNYKQRYLISLAYRRDGSSKFGSDNRWGDFPSASLGWVASEEEFMSVVPKMSFLKLRASYGVTGNNNIGNYTQYASMVATNSPMNSVLQSGKSLNGLNNNELGWENTSEFDVGFDIGFFNNRIYLIYDYFHRNTDNLLYTVDIPVSSGFNSFTTNIGELEFWGHEFTLNTKNLTGDFKWSTDFNISFNRNKALKLGTSNAAIYGENTITEVGQPIGQLYALKWEGLYYTQEEIDEVGRDGAQVGTVKFADKDGDGWVNNDDRDKFVLGSSAPKATYGITNTFSYKNFDLSIVGQGAFGHKIFNHIERFTTNLDGAFNVLEAVDRRWRSPEDPGDGIYGKVISGTTGYERDWMSSKFLYDASYFAIKNITLGYQVPFKNSGIVKGLRVYGSIQQAYVFTKYPGNNPEVSAAGGLYAGNDKTAYPVPRTFTLGLNLNL
- a CDS encoding family 78 glycoside hydrolase catalytic domain, with amino-acid sequence MNKTGFLKKHLTAYLLVVVLAVMFSCSQEKVAIDKLTVEYTPTPLGIDVEVPRFGWQMKAPENQRGFYQTAYQLQVTSADGELVWDSGKIEDNKALAIEYAGKPLNAETRYNWTVNVWDQNNEMHAASSWFETGMMNPDIEAWNGAKWIGGSDDDLVFFADYQLIFGLKYKVAIEEGSTKAGFIYGANDLRLMDKYKNVYQLENKLNESYIKIELDISDLENSANGLAKLNIYRAGYAPDDRADEPFKTFTVKSSVINSKNKYAPHNIAFNSAYGKITISIDGKEDFFVGHKADQPSGGMPMFGQGNSGATIILNPIGHNHDYIPFGMVCDMGFAMDAGQKARFSNLEIFNDRTPNNTLFKEDLAGDYNGIFADNLEIADNSYIVDGGANGTFIVADPSCNSAPMLRTEFKTKKGIEAARLYVTARGIYEMQINGKKVGNDYYNPGQTQYNKSHFYQTYDVTGQLQEGANAMGATLSEGWWSGLLSFGAIWNHFGDRQSLLAKLVVTYSDGSKDVIVTNDTDWQFYNDGPIQYSSLDLGEIYNATKEENISGWSEPGFDNSGWESASVVPLEGTTFDEEERDFTGEVTQFNFNEMKLIGQIGNNAGEYTTLTAQSMEEVRPGVYVYNMGQNFVGVPKITITNGTDGDTMILRFSEMLYPDLEESGDNVGMIMTENYRAAISQDMYIMKNGEQVFQPKFTSHGYQYIEITGVDEPLPLEAVQGVSISSVVELTADYETSNSKVNQLWSNLVWSNVDNFLTLPTDCPQRNERMGWSGDISVFSRTATYISNTSQFLRRHMIAMRDVQKSSGKFTDIAPIGGGFGGVLWGSAGLTVPWEVYQQYNDEALLAEHYDAMVAYIEYLDNSIDPKTGLSNDVQLGDWLGPQNNQLGPQFLATAYHVYDLWIIKNTAELLGKDQDAKRFEQMYQDRKDFFNKTFVNDEGKTIGLIGGGGFGAPPGQKAEFKLADTQTSYAVGLALNAFDENKEQQMAQQLAESIERKNLDDEGVERPEYSLMTGFIGTSWVSKALSDYGYNEHAYKLLQNNQYPSWLYSIDQGATTIWERLNGYTVENGFGGNNSMNSFNHYSFGAVGQWMIAYSLGIQRDEPGFQKFILQPTPDPTGEMTWAEGYYDSMYGKIYSRWEVEDDQLTYTATVPANTSATLYLPAKSESDILDADGCELLRFENGKAVYTLKSGKYRFVTSL
- a CDS encoding FecR domain-containing protein, encoding MLEENIHNLIIRLFSGEATTKEKASVHHWINESDENREMYADLQEIWLATGDQNEYNTEKAILKFKNEIHQEQKKSFRIGEVLKYAAIAILLISLPFIYFLGKQQNVSEPTFTTITCALGDKSTVTLPDGSLVYLNSGSELRFNNNFQQDYREVEIEGEAYFKVEKNKEIPFRVEAGEITVQVLGTEFNLKAYPEENTISTTLVEGSVQINSTSQQAIMKPNQKIVFDKESSKMTLQNLKDVDPETEWKEGRLVFRNESLGDLELKLERWFDVDIEFSDNEVKARRFTGILERESILEALAYFSISERVGYNINNNEITFYTKN
- a CDS encoding RNA polymerase sigma-70 factor; translated protein: MEEKQKYLLKKLKSGDEGTYISLFEEYYVGLCAYSRRYVGRKDIAEDIVSETFFKIWENRKKLEITGSIKSYLFQAVANNSLHHLRKLKKEEKLDDYFSGTESENIGFKEVAENITENSLLIKELHSRIEEAVNLLPPQQQTAFRLKRFEGKKNKEIADEMGLAVKTVEMHLSKAVISLRKNLQDYLPAFLLFMLFK